In Elaeis guineensis isolate ETL-2024a chromosome 1, EG11, whole genome shotgun sequence, a genomic segment contains:
- the LOC105039652 gene encoding rust resistance kinase Lr10-like, with protein MFAAIYAVIAIAIVATLAVCVVVVAKIVIILKYLREHGPPSIEFNNALPSIHFNNRPDAAATPPMTTVEKFLNGIAREKPIRFSPQDIARFTHNYSKRLGSGGFGVVYKGELPNGTVPVAVKVLTGSLNKTVEEQFMAEVGTIGRTYHVNLVRLYGFCFHATVRALVYEYMENGSLDKYLFHKDRKIEWGTLHKIAIGTAKGIRYLHEECQQMIIHYDIKPANILLDADFSPKVADFGLAKLLSRRNTHVSITRGRGTPGYAAPEMWMPAPVTYKCDVYSFGMLLFEIVGRRRHFDESLGQSQRWFPRWVWEKFETAQLGGVASVCGIREEDREKAERMCKVALWCVQYQPEERPPMSKVVKMLEGEMEIAPPLNPFQHLLTSGAAIANWSDSGTGSTATAPAWHESPNEDSMPPLRMHEIELVSSS; from the exons ATGTTTGCAGCAATATACGCGGTGATCGCCATCG CAATTGTAGCAACCCTAGCGGTGTGCGTGGTCGTGGTGGCCAAGATAGTCATCATTCTCAAATATCTCAGGGAGCATGGGCCACCGTCAATAGAATTTAACAATGCGCTGCCGTCAATACATTTTAACAATAGGCCAGATGCAGCAGCCACACCACCAATGACAACGGTGGAGAAGTTTCTCAATGGCATTGCTCGAGAGAAGCCTATCAGGTTTTCACCTCAGGATATAGCTCGTTTCACCCATAATTACTCCAAAAGGTTGGGCTCGGGCGGCTTTGGAGTAGTTTACAAGGGAGAACTCCCGAATGGCACCGTGCCCGTGGCTGTGAAGGTCCTTACAGGAAGTTTGAACAAGACAGTTGAAGAGCAGTTCATGGCTGAAGTGGGGACAATTGGGAGAACATATCACGTCAATCTGGTGAGGCTTTATGGCTTCTGCTTCCATGCCACAGTGAGAGCTCTCGTCTATGAGTACATGGAGAATGGTTCTCTTGACAAGTACTTGTTCCATAAAGATCGCAAGATCGAATGGGGGACACTGCATAAGATTGCAATTGGAACAGCTAAAGGAATCCGATACCTGCATGAGGAATGCCAGCAGATGATAATTCACTACGACATAAAGCCTGCAAACATCCTCCTTGATGCAGACTTCAGTCCCAAGGTAGCCGACTTTGGCCTAGCTAAGCTGTTAAGCAGGAGAAACACTCATGTGAGCATCACAAGAGGAAGAGggactccaggatatgctgcaccGGAGATGTGGATGCCCGCTCCGGTCACATACAAGTGCGACGTTTATAGTTTCGGCATGCTGTTGTTTGAGATAGTTGGGAGGAGAAGGCATTTCGACGAGAGCCTAGGCCAAAGCCAGAGATGGTTCCCCAGATGGGTGTGGGAGAAATTTGAGACTGCGCAGCTAGGGGGGGTGGCATCTGTTTGTGGAATAAGGGAAGAGGACCGAGAGAAGGCAGAGAGAATGTGTAAGGTGGCCTTGTGGTGTGTTCAGTATCAGCCAGAAGAAAGGCCTCCTATGAGCAAGGTGGTCAAGATGCTGGAGGGAGAGATGGAAATCGCCCCACCATTGAATCCATTCCAGCATTTGCTCACATCTGGGGCAGCTATTGCTAACTGGAGTGACAGCGGCACGGGCTCAACAGCAACTGCACCAGCATGGCATGAAAGTCCAAATGAAGATTCTATGCCTCCGTTGAGGATGC